From Xenopus tropicalis strain Nigerian chromosome 3, UCB_Xtro_10.0, whole genome shotgun sequence, the proteins below share one genomic window:
- the fgl2 gene encoding fibroleukin, producing the protein MKTLICLTTLFILAAVHAGTEEESALGEKVGNSCSIRMKNGGKCDEDGNCPYQINLPSMTIQLPKQFQLLEKTIKEVQSLKEIVNALKKSCQDCKLQADDTPEKDNGQQNPESTNGDQDNNIHELQSKVKKMSISLKNARNQINSLQEQLGKMSPINMNTIEQYVDTKMINLSFALNNLDNKCSSNCPVLEANPSIQLLYKDCSDYYKIGKKVDGRYRVTPDEKNKTFEVYCDMESMGGGWTVVQIRKDGSTSFNRTWNEYKNGFGNLTGEFWLGNDKLHLLTKSTDMILRIELEDFKGNREYAKYDQFYVANEYLKYRLTIGGYSGTAGDALHFSKQYNHDQKFFTTPDKDNDRYPSGNCGSYYSSGWWFDACMSANLNGKYYKNDYKGVRNGIFWGTWTGVSDEHLNSYRQTFKFVKMMIRPKSFRP; encoded by the exons ATGAAGACTCTCATTTGCTTAACTACTTTATTTATCCTGGCAGCAGTGCATGCTGGAACAGAAGAAGAAAGTGCTTTAGGGGAAAAGGTGGGTAATTCTTGTTCTATAAGAATGAAAAATGGGGGCAAATGTGATGAAGATGGCAACTGCCCCTACCAGATAAACCTACCATCCATGACAATTCAGCTACCAAAACAGTTCCAACTCCTTGAAAAGACAATCAAGGAGGTACAGAGCCTTAAGGAAATAGTAAATGCCCTAAAGAAATCCTGTCAGGATTGCAAGCTGCAGGCAGATGATACCCCAGAAAAAGACAATGGGCAACAAAATCCAGAGTCTACTAATGGGGACCAGGACAACAATATACACGAGTTGCAATCAAAGGTGAAGAAGATGTCAATCAGTCTGAAAAATGCCAGAAATCAGATAAACTCTCTTCAGGAGCAGCTGGGAAAGATGAGCCCTATTAATATGAACACTATAGAGCAATATGTGGACACGAAAATGATTAACCTTTCATTTGCTCTCAACAATTTAGACAACAAATGCTCAAGCAACTGTCCAGTACTGGAAGCCAACCCAA gtATCCAACTTCTATACAAGGATTGCTCTGACTACTATAAGATAGGTAAAAAGGTGGATGGACGTTATAGAGTGACACCGGATGAAAAGAACAAAACATTTGAAGTATACTGTGACATGGAATCTATGGGAGGAGGATGGACAGTGGTGCAAATACGCAAAGATGGAAGCACAAGTTTCAATCGGACTTGGAATGAATATAAAAATGGTTTTGGGAATCTTACTGGAGAGTTTTGGTTAGGAAATGATAAGCTGCATCTTTTAACCAAAAGCACTGATATGATACTAAGAATTGAGCTTGAGGATTTTAAGGGTAATAGAGAATATGCTAAGTATGATCAGTTTTACGTAGCCAATGAATATCTTAAATATCGGCTAACTATTGGTGGCTACAGTGGTACAGCAGGTGATGCTTTACATTTTAGTAAGCAATACAACCATGATCAGAAATTCTTTACTACACCTGATAAAGACAATGACAGATATCCCTCTGGAAACTGTGGATCGTATTATAGTTCTGGCTGGTGGTTTGATGCATGCATGTCTGCTAATCTTAATGGCAAATACTATAAGAATGACTACAAAGGAGTGCGTAATGGCATTTTCTGGGGTACCTGGACTGGTGTCTCAGATGAACATCTTAATAGTTACAGGCAAACTTTTAAATTTGTTAAAATGATGATCAGACCAAAAAGCTTCAGGCCCTAA